From one Orcinus orca chromosome 10, mOrcOrc1.1, whole genome shotgun sequence genomic stretch:
- the PLXNB1 gene encoding plexin-B1 isoform X4, with the protein MPALGPALLQALWAGWVLTLQPPPPTAFTPNGTHLQHLARDPTSGTLYLGATNFLFQLSPELQLEATVSTGPVLDSRDCLPPVTPDECPQAQPTNNPNQLLLVSPGALVVCGSVHQGVCEQRRLGQLGQLLLRPERPGDTQYVAANDPAVTTVGLVAQGLAGEPLLFVGRGYTSRGVGGGIPPITTRALRPLDPQAAFSYEETAKLAVGRLSEYSHHFVSAFARGASAYFLFLRRDLQAQSRAFRAYVSRVCLRDQHYYSYVELPLACQGSRYGLIQAAAVAMSAEVAQGEVLFAAFSSAAPPTVGRPPLAAAGASGASALCAFPLDEVDRLANRTRDACYTREGRAEDGAEVAYIEYDVNSDCAQLPVDTLDAYPCGSDHTPSPMASRVPLEATPVLEWPGVQLTAVAITVEDGHTIAFLGDSQGQLHKVYLGPGSDGHPYSTRIIQQGSAVSRDLIFDGAFEHLYVMTQSTVFLSVPDLPPLWPGESYSCHFGEYQSPALLTSSGVMCPSPDPSEAPELPREADHVSVSLELRFGTVVIAEASLSFYDCMAVTLLRPSAQCQACVRSLWGCNWCVWQHLCTHKALCDAGPMVVSRQSPPLSPAPPARDAPTSFPPTAPRATVALTPDALPVDTPSTATALDVPPGARPSLLSPRGPWAGPGPTPASASTGSPLHKAPPPPSPRQRPGTAVPAPTAFGPMATAEDLLASHPSPSDAAALPPALAEPGPEALPSAVPLDQPPSTAPATTFPGAAGSTKPALDWLMREGGELPEADEWTGGDTPAFSTSTLLSGDGDSAEHEGPPAPLILLSSLDYQYDTPGLWELEEMTLGAGSCPCVESVQGSSLMPVHVQREVRLLGRNLRLFQDSPGDHECVMELEGHEVVVEARVECELPPDTRCHVTCQQHQLSYEALQPELRVGLFLRRAGHLRVDSVDGLHVVLYDCSVGHEDCSRCQTAMPQYGCVWCKGKHPRCVAQEACGEAEAVVTQCPAPLIHSVEPLTGPVDGGTRVTIRGSNLGQHVQDVQDTVRVAGVPCAVDAQEYEVSSSLVCITGASGEEVAGAVTVEVPGRGRGVSEHDFAYQDPKVHSIFPARGPRAGGTNLTVHGSKLLTGRLEDIRVVVGDQPCHLLLEQQAEQLRCETSPHPTPATLPVAVWFGAAERRLHHSQFEYTSDPNVTSAGPAKSFLSGGREIWVRGQNLDVVQTPRIRVTVATRAPGPGQGLGWRHRVIPETACSPGASCGGLHFEEPCHVNNSQLITCRTPALPGLPEDPWVRVEFILENLVFDFATLNPTPFSYEADPTLQPLNPEDPTAPFRHKPGSVLSVEGENLDLAMSKEEVVAMIGDGPCMVKTLTRHHLYCEPPVEQPLPRHHALREVPDALPEFTVQMGNLRFSLGHVQYDGESPVAFPMAAQVGLGVGTSLLALGVIIIVLMYRRKSKQALRDYKKVQIQLENLESSVRDRCKKEFTDLMTEMTDLTSDLLGSGIPFLDYKVYAERVFFPGHQESPLHRDLGVPESRRPTVEQGLGQLSNLLNSKLFLIKFIHTLESQRTFSARDRAYVASLLTVALHGKLEYFTDILRTLLSDLVAQYVAKNPKLMLRRTETVVEKLLTNWMSICLYTFVRDSVGEPLYMLFRGIKHQVDKGPVDSVTGKAKYTLNDNRLLREDVEYRPLTLNALLAVGPGAGEAQGVPVKVLDCDTISQAKEKMLDQLYKGVPLAQRPDPRTLDVEWRSGVAGHLILSDEDVTSEVQGLWRRLNTLQHYKVPDGATVALVPCLTKHVLRESQDYVPGESLGTGTPMLEDVDEGGIRPWHLVKPSEEPEPPRPRRGSLRGGERERAKAIPEIYLTRLLSMKGTLQKFVDDLFQVILSTSRPVPLAVKYFFDLLDEQAQQHGISDQDTVHIWKTNSLPLRFWINIIKNPQFVFDVQTSDNMDAVFLVIAQTFMDACTLADHKLGRDSPINKLLYARDIPRYKRMVERYYADIRQTIPASDQEMNSILAELSRNYSGDLGVRVALHELYKYINKYYDQIITALEEDGTAQKMQLGYRLQQIAAAVENKVTDL; encoded by the exons ATGCCTGCCCTCGGCCCAGCTCTTCTCCAGGCACTCTGGGCCGGGTGGGTCCtcaccctccagccccctccaccGACTGCTTTCACTCCCAATGGTACGCATCTGCAGCACCTGGCGCGGGATCCCACCTCAGGCACCCTCTACCTAGGAGCCACCAACTTCCTGTTCCAGCTGAGCCCTGAACTGCAGCTGGAGGCCACTGTGTCCACTGGCCCTGTGCTAGACAGCAGGGACTGTCTGCCACCTGTGACACCTGATGAGTGCCCTCAGGCCCAGCCCACCAACAACCCAAACCAGCTGCTCCTGGTGAGCCCTGGGGCCCTGGTGGTGTGTGGCAGTGTGCACCAGGGGGTCTGTGAACAGCGGCGCCTGGGGCAGCTCGGGCAGCTGTTGCTGCGGCCAGAGCGACCTGGGGACACCCAGTATGTGGCTGCCAACGACCCTGCCGTCACCACGGTGGGACTGGTGGCCCAGGGCTTGGCTGGGGAGCCCCTCCTCTTTGTGGGGCGGGGCTACACCAgcaggggtgtggggggaggcaTCCCTCCCATCACTACCCGCGCCTTAAGGCCGCTGGACCCCCAGGCTGCCTTCTCTTACGAGGAGACGGCCAAGCTAGCTGTGGGCCGCCTCTCCGAGTACAGCCACCACTTTGTGAGCGCCTTTGCACGCGGGGCCAGTGCCTACTTCCTGTTTCTCCGGCGGGACCTGCAGGCTCAGTCTCGAGCTTTCCGTGCCTATGTGTCCCGTGTGTGCCTCCGGGACCAGCACTACTACTCCTACGTGGAGTTGCCTCTGGCCTGTCAGGGGAGCCGCTACGGGCTGATCCAGGCTGCAGCTGTCGCCATGTCCGCGGAGGTGGCCCAGGGGGAGGTGCTCTTTGCAGCCTTCTCCTCGGCCGCTCCCCCCACTGTGGGCCGGCCCCCGTTGGCAGCTGCCGGGGCATCTGGAGCCTCTGCCCTCTGTGCCTTCCCTCTGGATGAGGTGGATCGCCTTGCTAATCGCACACGTGATGCCTGCTACACTCGGGAGGGCCGCGCTGAGGATGGGGCCGAGGTGGCCTACATTGAGTATGATGTCAATTCCGACTGTGCTCAGCTGCCCGTG GACACCCTGGATGCTTACCCTTGTGGCTCAGACCACACGCCCAGCCCCATGGCCAGCCGTGTCCCCCTGGAAGCCACGCCAGTTCTGGAGTGGCCAGGGGTTCAGCTAACAGCCGTGGCGATCACTGTGGAAGATGGACACACCATTGCTTTCCTGGGTGACAGTCAAGGGCAGCTGCATAAG GTCTACTTGGGCCCAGGGAGTGATGGCCACCCGTACTCCACACGGATCATCCAGCAGGGGTCTGCGGTGAGCAGAGACCTCATCTTTGATGGGGCCTTCGAGCACCTGTACGTCATGACCCAGAGCACG GTTTTCTTGTCGGTACCCGATCTGCCACCCCTGTGGCCAGGGGAGTCTTATTCCTGCCACTTTGGGGAATACCAGAGTCCTGCCCTGCTGACCAGTTCTGGTGTGATGTGCCCCTCCCCAGACCCTAGTGAGGCTCCAGAGCTGCCGAGAGAAGCTG ACCACGTCTCCGTGAGCCTGGAGCTCAGGTTTGGCACCGTCGTGATTGCCGAGGCTTCCCTCTCCTTCTATGACTGCATGGCCGTCACCTTGCTCCGCCCGTCTGCACA GTGCCAGGCCTGCGTGAGAAGCCTCTGGGGGTGTAACTGGTGCGTCTGGCAGCACCTGTGCACGCACAAGGCCTTATGTGATGCTGGGCCCATGGTGGTCAGCCGACAG AGCccgcccctctccccagcccctcctgcaaGAGACGCacccacctccttcccacccacagcccccagggccacgGTCGCCCTGACTCCTGACGCCCTTCCTGTGGACACTCCTTCCACAGCCACAGCCTTGGATGTCCCCCCCGGGGCCAGGCCTTCCCTGCTCAGCCCCCGGGGGCCGTGGGCAGGTCCCGGCCCCACACCTGCCTCGGCTTCCACGGGCTCACCTCTCCACaaggcccctcctcctcccagcccccgccAGAGGCCTGGAACCGCTGTCCCTGCCCCTACAGCCTTCGGACCCATGGCCACTGCCGAGGACCTCTTGGCCTCCCACCCATCGCCCTCAGATGCAGCAGCACTGCCCCCCGCCCTTGCAGAGCCTGGCCCCGAGGCTCTCCCCTCTGCGGTACCCCTGGACCAGCCCCCCAGCACGGCTCCCGCCACCACTTTCCCAGGGGCCGCTGGCTCCACGAAGCCTGCTCTGGACTGGCTCATGAGAGAAGGCGGCGAGCTGCCCGAGGCGGATGAGTGGACAGGGGGTGACACGCCCGCCTTCTCCACTTCCACCCTCCTCTCAGGTGATGGAGACTCTGCTGAGCACGAGGGCCCTCCCGCCCCCCTCATCCTCCTGTCCAGCCTTGACTACCAGTACGACACCCCTGGGCTCTGGGAGCTG GAGGAGATGACCTTGGGGGCAGGCTCCTGCCCTTGTGTGGAGAGTGTGCAGGGCTCCAGCCTGATGCCGGTCCACGTGCAGCGAGAAGTGCGACTGCTGGGCAGGAACCTGCGCCTCTTCCAG GACAGCCCAGGCGACCATGAGTGTGTGATGGAGCTGGAGGGCCACGAGGTGGTGGTTGAGGCCCGGGTCGAATGCGAGCTGCCTCCAGATACCCGGTGCCATGTCACCTGCCAGCAGCACCAG CTCAGCTATGAGGCTCTACAGCCAGAGCTCCGCGTGGGGCTGTTTCTGCGTCGGGCTGGCCATCTGCGTGTGGACAGTGTGGATGGGCTGCACG TGGTGCTGTATGATTGTTCCGTGGGACACGAGGACTGCAGCCGCTGCCAAACTGCCATGCCCCAGTACGGCTGTGTGTGGTGCAAGGGGAAGCATCCACGCTGTGTGGCCCAGGAGGCCTGTGGCGAGGCTGAGGCTGTGGtcacccagtgcccagcacccCTCATCCACTCG GTGGAGCCACTGACTGGGCCTGTAGACGGAGGCACCCGTGTCACCATCAGGGGCTCCAACCTGGGCCAACACGTGCAGGACGTGCAGGACACGGTCAGGGTGGCTGGAGTGCCCTGTGCTGTGGACGCTCAGGAGTACGAGGTGTCCAGCAG CCTTGTGTGTATCACTGGGGCCAGCGGGGAGGAGGTGGCAGGCGCTGTGACGGTGGAGGTGCCAGGAAGAGGACGCGGCGTCTCAGAGCATGACTTTGCCTACCAG GACCCAAAGGTGCATTCCATCTTCCCGGCCCGAGGCCCCAGAGCCGGGGGCACCAACCTCACCGTGCATGGCTCCAAGCTTCTGACCGGGCGGCTGGAGGACATCCGAGTGGTAGTTGGAGACCAGCCTTGTCACCT GCTGCTGGAGCAGCAGGCGGAGCAACTGCGGTGTGAGACCAGCCCACACCCCACGCCTGCCACACTCCCCGTGGCTGTGTGGTTTGGGGCTGCTGAGCGGAGGCTTCATCACAGCCAGTTCGAGTACACATCAGATCCCAATGTCACCTCTGCTGGCCCCGCCAAGAGCTTCCTCAG TGGAGGACGTGAGATATGGGTCCGTGGCCAGAATTTGGACGTGGTGCAGACACCAAGAATCCGAGTGACTGTGGCCACGAGAGCGCCAGGACCAGGCCAGGGGCTTGGGTGGAGGCACCGCGTGATCCCAGAGACGGCGTGCTCCCCCGGAGCCTCCTGTGGCGGCCTGCAC TTTGAGGAGCCTTGCCACGTGAACAACTCCCAGCTCATCACGTGCCGCACACCGGCCCTCCCAGGCCTGCCTGAGGACCCCTGGGTCCGTGTGGAATTCATCCTTGAAAACCTGGTCTTTGACTTTGCAACACTGAACCCCACACCCTTCTCCTATGAGGCCGACCCCACTCTGCAGCCGCTCAACCCCGAGGACCCCACCGCACCATTCCGGCACAAGCCTGGGAGTGTGCTCTCTGTGGAG GGGGAGAATCTGGACCTTGCAATGtccaaggaggaggtggtggccaTGATAGGGGACGGCCCCTGCATGGTGAAGACGCTGACCCGGCACCACCTGTACTGCGAGCCCCCCGTGGAGCAGCCCCTACCCCGGCACCATGCCCTCCGGGAGGTGCCTGATGCTTTGCCTGAGTTCACG GTGCAGATGGGGAACCTACGCTTCTCCTTGGGCCACGTGCAGTACGATGGCGAGAGCCCTGTGGCTTTCCCCATGGCAGCCCAGGTGGGCTTGGGGGTGGGCACCTCTCTTCTGGCTCTGGGTGTCATCATCATTGTCCTCATGTACAG GAGGAAGAGCAAGCAGGCTCTGAGGGACTATAAGAAGGTGCAGATCCAGCTGGAGAATCTGGAGAGCAGCGTGCGGGACCGCTGCAAGAAGGAGTTCACAG ACCTTATGACCGAGATGACCGATCTTACCAGTGACCTTCTGGGCAGCGGCATCCCCTTCCTCGACTACAAGGTGTATGCCGAGAGGGTCTTCTTCCCTGGGCACCAGGAGTCACCCTTGCACCGGGACTTGGGCGTGCCTGAGAGCAGGCGACCCACTGTGGAACAAGGGCTGGGGCAGCTCTCCAACCTGCTTAACAGCAAGCTCTTCCTCATCAAG TTCATCCACACCCTGGAGAGCCAGCGCACCTTCTCAGCTCGGGACCGCGCCTACGTGGCATCTCTGCTCACCGTGGCACTGCACGGGAAGCTTGAGTACTTCACTGACATCCTGCGCACCCTGCTCAGTGACCTGGTGGCCCAGTACGTGGCCAAGAACCCCAAGCTGATGCTGCGCAG GACAGAGACCGTGGTGGAGAAGCTGCTCACCAACTGGATGTCTATCTGCCTCTACACTTTCGTGAGG GACTCGGTAGGGGAGCCTCTGTACATGCTTTTCCGTGGAATTAAGCATCAAGTGGACAAGGGGCCGGTAGACAGCGTGACTGGCAAAGCCAAATACACCCTGAATGACAACCGCCTGCTCCGAGAGGACGTGGAGTACCGTCCCCTG ACCTTGAATGCACTACTGGCTGTGGGGCCTGGAGCGGGAGAAGCCCAGGGCGTGCCTGTGAAGGTCCTGGACTGTGACACCATCTCCCAGGCCAAGGAAAAGATGTTGGACCAGCTTTATAAAGGAGTGCCTCTTGCCCAGCGGCCAGACCCCCGCACCCTGGACGTCG AATGGCGGTCTGGGGTGGCCGGGCATCTCATTCTTTCTGACGAGGACGTGACTTCTGAGGTCCAGGGTCTGTGGAGGCGCCTGAACACCCTGCAGCATTATaag GTCCCAGACGGAGCAACTGTGGCCCTCGTCCCCTGCCTCACCAAGCATGTCCTCCGGGAAAGCCAGGATTACGTCCCTGGAGAGA GTCTTGGTACAGGGACCCCAATGCTGGAGGATGTGGACGAGGGGGGCATCCGGCCCTGGCACCTGGTGAAGCCAAGCGAGGAGCCGGAGCCGCCCAGGCCTCGGAGGGGCAGCCTCCGGGGCGGGGAGCGGGAGCGAGCCAAGGCCATCCCTGAGATCTACCTGACCCGCCTGCTGTCCAtgaag GGCACCCTGCAGAAGTTTGTGGATGACCTGTTCCAGGTGATTCTCAGCACCAGCCGTCCCGTGCCGCTCGCTGTGAAGTACTTCTTTGACCTGCTGGATGAGCAGGCCCAGCAGCATGGCATCTCGGACCAGGACACCGTCCATATATGGAAGACCaacag CTTGCCGCTGAGGTTCTGGATCAATATCATAAAAAACCCGCAGTTTGTGTTCGACGTGCAGACATCTGATAACATGGATGCAGTGTTCCTGGTCATTGCACAGACCTTCATGGATGCCTGCACCCTGGCTGACCACAAGCTGGGCCGG GACTCTCCCATCAACAAACTTCTGTATGCTCGGGATATTCCCCGGTACAAACGGATGGTGGAAAG GTACTATGCAGACATCAGACAGACCATCCCCGCCAGTGATCAAGAGATGAACTCCATCCTGGCCGAGCTGTCCCGG AACTACTCTGGAGACCTGGGGGTGCGAGTGGCCCTGCACGAACTCTACAAGTATATCAACAAATACTATGACCAG ATCATCACTGCCCTGGAGGAAGATGGCACGGCCCAGAAGATGCAGCTGGGCTATCGGCTCCAGCAGATCGCAGCGGCTGTAGAAAACAAGGTCACAGATCTGTAG